A genomic window from Fusarium oxysporum Fo47 chromosome X, complete sequence includes:
- a CDS encoding acyl-CoA N-acyltransferase — MSNITIQPATHDEIPTVVDFITKARADMFPFLDQSSSDQMAQKELDIFKDRYLDHPQGAFLTAYSDGRLIATIGYVAYDGRFSHITLEPENVVEILRLYVEPEWRRAGLASKLLDTIVETARKSSVKQLYLHTHPFLPNAIDFWRRKGFSIITVDEDPVWQTTHMKRSLQD, encoded by the coding sequence ATGTCTAATATCACCATTCAGCCAGCGACGCATGATGAGATCCCCACTGTCGTGGACTTCATAACAAAGGCCCGAGCGGACATGTTCCCGTTCCTCGACCAATCATCCAGTGATCAAATGGCCCAGAAAGAACTAGACATCTTCAAGGACAGATATCTTGACCATCCTCAAGGCGCGTTTTTAACAGCTTATTCCGATGGGCGCCTGATAGCGACAATCGGCTACGTTGCTTACGATGGTCGCTTCTCACATATCACTCTCGAACCTGAGAATGTTGTCGAGATACTGAGATTATACGTTGAGCCTGAATGGCGTCGCGCAGGGCTAGCTTCCAAACTGCTCGACACGATAGTCGAGACCGCCCGGAAATCTAGCGTCAAGCAGCTTTACCTGCATACGCACCCGTTCTTACCGAACGCGATCGACTTCTGGAGACGAAAAGGGTTCTCGATAATTACGGTGGATGAGGATCCAGTATGGCAAACGACGCATATGAAACGGTCGCTCCAGGACTAA
- a CDS encoding major facilitator superfamily domain-containing protein, with product MAARNDFDSNPEMAGDEKNSDSRLESTTAIDPALENKLVRKQDVRIIPLAAGIYLLCYLDRSNIGNAKVLNHTTGHDLLTETNMTNYDFTIALMVFLIAYALFEVPSNYFLKKMKPSRWIAFLMFAWGTITICLGAAHSYAVVTVLRFLLGVFEAGLFPGLVYYLTFWYKPEERSVRVATILASATLAGAFGGAIAYGVGHMNQVHGLSGWRWLFILEGIPSVISSAFVWFGLPDFPESASWLSAEEKDIAAYRLSEQGSHGDSKSMTWEDAKSTLLEWRLWCHYLIYFGISAPFSSLSLFTPSITAGLGFADLRAQLMTVPPYAAAYVVTLLVSWSADRHNARALHSAIFSLIGAVGFIASATLPADSYSPRYGCLIVAACGSFACIPPLLGWLSSNLHSTAAIGLAIALNISMGAPGQIVGVWIYKASEAKKGYPTGHWVNAGLLLFVSVGCIAMHGYYVWRNRRAAGTDQPRFKY from the exons ATGGCGGCGCGAAACGACTTTGATAGCAATCCCGAGATGGCTGGTGATGAAAAG AACTCCGATTCTCGGCTAGAGAGCACCACGGCAATTGATCCAGCTCTTGAGAATAAGCTGGTGCGCAAGCAAGATGTTCGCATTATTCCCTTGGCTGCGGGTATCTACTTGCTCTGCTATCTAGACCGTTCCAACATTGGTAACGCCAAGGTTCTCAACCATACGACCGGTCATGATCTTCTCACGGAAACAAACATGACCAACTATGACTTTACCATTGCACTCATGGTATTCCTCATCGCATATGCTCTCTTCGAAGTTCCGTCCAACTACTtcctcaagaagatgaagccgaGCAGATGGATTGCGTTCCTCATGTTTGCATGGGGCACTATCACGATCTGTCTTGGTGCAGCTCACAGTTATGCTGTTGTCACGGTTCTGCGATTTCTTCTGGGTGTCTTTGAGGCCGGCTTGTTCCCTGGTCTAGTATACTATCTGACGTTCTGGTACAAGCCTGAAGAGCGCTCAGTTCGAGTTGCAACTATCTTGGCATCTGCTACTCTGGCCGGAGCTTTTGGCGGCGCCATCGCTTATGGAGTTGGCCATATGAACCAGGTACATGGGCTTTCCGGCTGGCGAtggctcttcatcctcgaggGTATCCCTTCCGTGATCTCGTCAGCTTTCGTCTGGTTCGGACTCCCAGATTTCCCCGAGTCAGCCAGCTGGCTCTCTGCAGAAGAAAAGGACATTGCAGCATATAGACTTTCTGAGCAGGGATCACATGGTGACAGCAAATCCATGACATGGGAGGATGCCAAGTCAACTTTGCTAGAATGGCGCCTCTGGTGCCATTACCTG ATCTACTTCGGCATTTCAGCCCCATTCTCCAGTCTGTCGCTCTTCACGCCTTCAATCACAGCCGGCCTCGGT TTTGCGGATCTTAGAGCTCAGTTGATGACCGTGCCTCCCTACGCAGCTGCCTACGTCGTTACACTGCTTGTTTCATGGTCAGCAGACCGACACAATGC CCGTGCTCTTCACTCTGCTATATTCTCCTTGATAGGTGCTGTCGGCTTCATTGCCTCTGCAACTCTTCCTGCCGATTCTTATAGT CCTCGTTATGGTTGTCTGATCGTGGCGGCGTGCGGATCCTTCGCCTGTATCCCACCTCTCCTGGGCTGGCTGTCGTCCAACCTTCACTCCACGGCGGCCATCGGCTTGGCTATTGCGCTCAACATTTCCATGGGAGCTCCTGGTCAAATTGTTGGTGTCTGGATCTACAAGGCAAGTGAAGCCAAGAAGGGCTATCCCACCGGGCACTGGGTAAATGCCGGTCTACTGTTGTTCGTGAGCGTTGGCTGCATCGCCATGCATGGGTACTATGTCTGGAGAAACAGACGGGCTGCTGGTACTGACCAGCCTCGCTTCAAGTACTGA